Proteins encoded in a region of the Perca fluviatilis chromosome 8, GENO_Pfluv_1.0, whole genome shotgun sequence genome:
- the elmo3 gene encoding engulfment and cell motility protein 3 isoform X2, with protein MEVMQVVREQITRTLSSKPTSLELFKNKVNALNYSEILKLRQTERLHQEETLAPPVLELKERLKPELLELIRQQRLNRLCQGTMFKKISSRRRQDKLWYCRLSPNHKMLHYGDVDEDLDNPPIETLQEKIPVADIKGLLTGKDCPHMKENKGKQNKEALDLAFSITYDVEEYSLNFIAPSRTDFCLWTDGLNVLLGREMSSESMRSELEILLSMEIKLRLLDLENVSIPDSAPVVPKPPSNYNFCYDFSQTEQ; from the exons ATGGAG GTGATGCAGGTGGTGAGGGAGCAGATAACCAGGACACTGTCCAGTAAGCCCACCTCCCTGGAGCTCTTCAAGAACAAAGTCAACGCACTCAACTACAGCGAGATCCTCAAACTGCGGCAGACAGAACGGCTGCACCAGGAAGAGACTCTGGCTCCGCCCGTACT tgAGCTCAAAGAGCGCCTGAAGCCAGAGCTGCTGGAGTTGATCCGCCAGCAGAGACTCAACAGGCTGTGTCAAGGAACAATGTTCAAGAAGATTAGCAGCCGACGCAGACAGG atAAACTGTGGTACTGCCGCTTGTCGCCCAATCACAAAATGCTTCACTACGGTGATGTGGACGAAGACCTGGACAACCCACCAATCGAAACACTGCAAGAGAAGA TTCCAGTAGCAGATATCAAAGGCTTGCTGACAGGAAAAGACTGTCCTCACATGAAGGAGAACAAAGGCAAACAGAACAAG GAGGCGCTGGACCTGGCATTTAGCATCACATATGATGTAGAAGAGTACAGCCTGAACTTCATCGCCCCCTCCAGAACTGAT TTCTGCCTGTGGACAGATGGACTGAACGTTCTCCTGGGCCGCGAGATGAGCAGTGAATCCATGCGCAGCGAGCTGGAGATCCTGCTCTCCATGGAGATTAAGCTCCGCCTCCTGGACCTCGAGAACGTTTCCATACCCGACAGCGCGCCGGTCGTTCCCAAACCACCCAGCAACTACAACTTCTGCTACGACTTCAGCCAGACCGAGCAGTAG
- the elmo3 gene encoding engulfment and cell motility protein 3 isoform X1, protein MPQQKDIVKIAIQMPGAYPQLIQLDQKKPLSAVIKEVCDGWNLPGPENYALQYADGVQMYITESNRLDIKNGCILRLTKAPGRCAEDLYKGIQSSDAGVRCDSLKELASVSTDVTFAQEFISRDGHLLLVKIVEDCNESNVIMTHTLTGFMELMDHGIVSWENLSSVFIKKIASFVNAKPTDASIQQVSLDILESMVLSSSNLFLQVKLEVTMERLIAHLQVTNQQIQTKAMALLMALLQTAADSDRQDMFAFLNKKNLRQYIYKNIIHSSGSVQDEMAHYLYVLQSVTLNHLEPRMRTPLDCYSQEQRDILHGLRQAAFETESDNSLSHERRRSLCAKEFKKLGFSNNSNPGQDLVRTPPGLLALDTMYYFAARYPDAYSRFVLENSSREDKHECPFARSSIQLTLILCEILRIGEPPSETRSDYHPIFFSQDRLMEELFCVCIQLLNKTWKEMRATQEDFDKVMQVVREQITRTLSSKPTSLELFKNKVNALNYSEILKLRQTERLHQEETLAPPVLELKERLKPELLELIRQQRLNRLCQGTMFKKISSRRRQDKLWYCRLSPNHKMLHYGDVDEDLDNPPIETLQEKIPVADIKGLLTGKDCPHMKENKGKQNKEALDLAFSITYDVEEYSLNFIAPSRTDFCLWTDGLNVLLGREMSSESMRSELEILLSMEIKLRLLDLENVSIPDSAPVVPKPPSNYNFCYDFSQTEQ, encoded by the exons aAAAAGCCCCTGTCTGCTGTAATAAAGGAAGTGTGTGATGG ctggaaTCTCCCAGGTCCTGAAAACTACGCTCTGCAGTATGCTGATGGAGTGCAGATGTACATCACTGAATCG aATCGTCTGGACATTAAGAACGGCTGCATTCTGCGTCTGACCAAGGCACCG GGTCGCTGTGCAGAAGACTTGTACAAGGGCATCCAGAGCTCAGACGCGGGCGTTCGCTGCGATTCGCTGAAGGAACTGGCGAGCGTTTCCACAGACGTGACCTTTGCTCAGGAGTTCATCAGCCGAGACGGACACCTCTTATTGGTCAAGATAGTAGAGGACTGTAATGA GAGTAATGTGATCATGACCCACACACTGACAGGCTTCATGGAACTGATGGATCATGGGATAGTTTCATGGGAAAACCTCTCGTCTGTCTTCATCAAGAAG ATTGCTAGCTTTGTCAACGCAAAGCCGACCGATGCATCAATACAGCAGGTGTCCTTGGACATCCTGGAGAGCATGGTGCTGAGCAGCTCCAACCTCTTCCTGCAAGTCAAACTGGAAGTCACTATGGAAAGGCTCATCGCTCACCTCCAGGT GACGAATCAGCAGATACAGACCAAAGCCATGGCCCTATTAATGGCACTACTACAAACAGCCGCtgactcagacagacag GATATGTTTGCATTCCTGAATAAGAAGAATCTCCGTCAGTACATCTATAAG AACATCATCCATAGTTCTGGTTCCGTCCAGGACGAGATGGCCCACTACCTCTATGTCCTACAGTCAGTTACCTTAAATCACCTGGAGCCTCGCATGAGGACGCCTCTGGACTGTTACAGCCAG GAGCAGAGAGACATCCTTCACGGTTTGCGGCAGGCAGCGTTTGAGACCGAAAGCGACAACAGCCTGAGCCACGAGAGACGACGCTCGCTCTGCGCCAAAGAGTTCAAGAAGTTAGGCTTCTCT AACAATAGTAACCCTGGTCAGGACTTGGTGCGAACGCCTCCTGGTCTTCTAGCTTTGGACACCATGTATTATTTTGCTGCACGCTATCCTGATGCCTACAGCAGG TTTGTCCTGGAGAATAGCAGTAGAGAAGACAAACATGAGTGTCCATTTGCCAGGAGCAGCATCCAGCTCACACTCATCCTGTGTGAAATCCTTCGTATCGGAGAGCCCC CCTCAGAGACGAGATCTGACTACCACCCCATCTTCTTCAGTCAGGATCGGCTGATGGAGGAGCTGTTCTGTGTCTGCATCCAGCTGCTCAACAAGACCTGGAAAGAGATGAGAGCCACACAGGAGGACTTTGACAAG GTGATGCAGGTGGTGAGGGAGCAGATAACCAGGACACTGTCCAGTAAGCCCACCTCCCTGGAGCTCTTCAAGAACAAAGTCAACGCACTCAACTACAGCGAGATCCTCAAACTGCGGCAGACAGAACGGCTGCACCAGGAAGAGACTCTGGCTCCGCCCGTACT tgAGCTCAAAGAGCGCCTGAAGCCAGAGCTGCTGGAGTTGATCCGCCAGCAGAGACTCAACAGGCTGTGTCAAGGAACAATGTTCAAGAAGATTAGCAGCCGACGCAGACAGG atAAACTGTGGTACTGCCGCTTGTCGCCCAATCACAAAATGCTTCACTACGGTGATGTGGACGAAGACCTGGACAACCCACCAATCGAAACACTGCAAGAGAAGA TTCCAGTAGCAGATATCAAAGGCTTGCTGACAGGAAAAGACTGTCCTCACATGAAGGAGAACAAAGGCAAACAGAACAAG GAGGCGCTGGACCTGGCATTTAGCATCACATATGATGTAGAAGAGTACAGCCTGAACTTCATCGCCCCCTCCAGAACTGAT TTCTGCCTGTGGACAGATGGACTGAACGTTCTCCTGGGCCGCGAGATGAGCAGTGAATCCATGCGCAGCGAGCTGGAGATCCTGCTCTCCATGGAGATTAAGCTCCGCCTCCTGGACCTCGAGAACGTTTCCATACCCGACAGCGCGCCGGTCGTTCCCAAACCACCCAGCAACTACAACTTCTGCTACGACTTCAGCCAGACCGAGCAGTAG
- the elmo3 gene encoding engulfment and cell motility protein 3 isoform X3 yields the protein MQVVREQITRTLSSKPTSLELFKNKVNALNYSEILKLRQTERLHQEETLAPPVLELKERLKPELLELIRQQRLNRLCQGTMFKKISSRRRQDKLWYCRLSPNHKMLHYGDVDEDLDNPPIETLQEKIPVADIKGLLTGKDCPHMKENKGKQNKEALDLAFSITYDVEEYSLNFIAPSRTDFCLWTDGLNVLLGREMSSESMRSELEILLSMEIKLRLLDLENVSIPDSAPVVPKPPSNYNFCYDFSQTEQ from the exons ATGCAGGTGGTGAGGGAGCAGATAACCAGGACACTGTCCAGTAAGCCCACCTCCCTGGAGCTCTTCAAGAACAAAGTCAACGCACTCAACTACAGCGAGATCCTCAAACTGCGGCAGACAGAACGGCTGCACCAGGAAGAGACTCTGGCTCCGCCCGTACT tgAGCTCAAAGAGCGCCTGAAGCCAGAGCTGCTGGAGTTGATCCGCCAGCAGAGACTCAACAGGCTGTGTCAAGGAACAATGTTCAAGAAGATTAGCAGCCGACGCAGACAGG atAAACTGTGGTACTGCCGCTTGTCGCCCAATCACAAAATGCTTCACTACGGTGATGTGGACGAAGACCTGGACAACCCACCAATCGAAACACTGCAAGAGAAGA TTCCAGTAGCAGATATCAAAGGCTTGCTGACAGGAAAAGACTGTCCTCACATGAAGGAGAACAAAGGCAAACAGAACAAG GAGGCGCTGGACCTGGCATTTAGCATCACATATGATGTAGAAGAGTACAGCCTGAACTTCATCGCCCCCTCCAGAACTGAT TTCTGCCTGTGGACAGATGGACTGAACGTTCTCCTGGGCCGCGAGATGAGCAGTGAATCCATGCGCAGCGAGCTGGAGATCCTGCTCTCCATGGAGATTAAGCTCCGCCTCCTGGACCTCGAGAACGTTTCCATACCCGACAGCGCGCCGGTCGTTCCCAAACCACCCAGCAACTACAACTTCTGCTACGACTTCAGCCAGACCGAGCAGTAG